The following coding sequences lie in one Myxococcus xanthus genomic window:
- a CDS encoding response regulator transcription factor, translating into MSDKTRSILVVEDDLSILTGLSMNLRFEGYEVLQAQDGRTGLARALDESPDLVVLDVMLPELNGFEVLKELRQRGRDTPVVVLSAKGMETDKIVGLNLGADDYVVKPFGLQELLARIKAVLRRRYPSAGAGSPPPVTFGDVSVDMAARTVARAGTPVELTAQEFKLLAHFLAHPGRTFTREELLSGAWGYHYEGSARTVDNFMRQLRLKFEPDPEAPRHFLTVRGLGYRFER; encoded by the coding sequence ATGAGCGACAAGACACGGAGCATCCTGGTCGTGGAGGACGACCTGTCCATCCTCACGGGCCTGTCCATGAACCTGCGCTTCGAGGGCTACGAGGTGCTCCAGGCCCAGGATGGCCGCACTGGACTGGCGCGCGCGCTGGACGAGTCGCCGGACCTGGTGGTGCTGGACGTCATGCTGCCGGAGCTCAACGGCTTCGAGGTCCTCAAGGAACTGCGCCAGCGCGGCCGGGACACGCCCGTCGTCGTGCTCTCCGCCAAGGGCATGGAGACGGACAAGATTGTCGGCCTCAACCTGGGCGCGGACGACTACGTGGTGAAGCCGTTCGGCCTCCAGGAGCTGCTGGCCCGAATCAAAGCCGTGCTGCGCCGGCGCTACCCGTCCGCAGGGGCGGGCTCGCCGCCGCCGGTGACATTCGGCGACGTGAGCGTGGACATGGCCGCCCGCACGGTGGCGCGCGCAGGGACGCCGGTGGAGCTCACCGCGCAGGAGTTCAAGCTGCTGGCGCACTTCCTCGCGCACCCGGGGCGCACCTTCACCCGCGAGGAGCTGCTGTCCGGCGCCTGGGGCTACCACTACGAAGGCAGCGCCCGCACCGTGGACAACTTCATGCGCCAGCTGCGCCTGAAGTTCGAGCCCGACCCGGAAGCCCCCCGCCACTTCCTCACCGTGCGCGGACTGGGCTACCGCTTCGAGCGCTGA
- a CDS encoding sensor histidine kinase yields the protein MSRTPPRFLNFRRTFALLIVLVVVPSAGLSGFGVVAIINERAAVEKRLEAAWRGTLESLSEELPGILASASLEPVNDQLQFILPDGQPVSEPDGAFQLEDGQVRTRDTQLAEALSTVVPEAGGLPTEPTVFSLTAGGRAVLVAAERRGSVVHGVRLSVQRLEALLAERVDPRAVSSEPVRFALLPVPREPSDGGLMGRLVSEVAQARASAMGPTGLAERVLPSPLQDFRLVVLPTGEDPVARASTRNRVLYGVLLGLFYLTLTFGVVYTGRALYREAQLSRMKTDFVSLVSHELRTPLTSIRMFIETLALGRLKDPAQMQEVLTLLMRETERLSIFVERVLDWARIEGGRKVYQREIVPVPELVNAAVEAFRTQRMEDGVDLTVDVSDGLPALDVDRAAVAGALLNLLQNAYKYSGPENRRITLQVRGNDKWVDLSVEDNGLGIAPKERKRIFERFYRVDNLLTRRTEGSGLGLAITRRIIETHGGRISVQSEPGKGSRFTIHLPAGKA from the coding sequence GTGTCCCGCACTCCGCCCCGCTTCCTCAACTTCCGGCGCACGTTCGCGCTGCTCATCGTCCTGGTGGTGGTGCCATCCGCCGGCCTGTCCGGCTTCGGGGTGGTGGCCATCATCAACGAGCGCGCGGCCGTGGAGAAACGGCTGGAGGCCGCCTGGCGCGGCACGCTGGAGTCGCTGTCGGAGGAGCTGCCGGGCATCCTCGCCTCGGCGAGCCTGGAGCCGGTGAATGACCAACTCCAGTTCATCCTCCCCGACGGGCAGCCCGTGTCGGAGCCGGACGGCGCCTTCCAGTTGGAGGACGGGCAGGTCCGCACCCGGGACACCCAGCTGGCGGAGGCGCTCTCCACCGTGGTGCCCGAGGCGGGCGGACTGCCCACCGAGCCCACCGTCTTCTCGCTCACCGCGGGCGGGCGCGCGGTGCTGGTGGCCGCCGAGCGACGCGGCAGCGTGGTGCACGGCGTGCGGCTGTCGGTGCAGAGGCTGGAGGCCCTGCTGGCCGAGCGCGTGGACCCCCGGGCCGTGTCCAGTGAACCGGTGCGCTTCGCCCTGCTGCCCGTGCCCCGGGAGCCCTCCGATGGCGGACTGATGGGGCGTCTGGTGTCCGAGGTGGCGCAGGCGCGCGCCAGCGCCATGGGGCCCACGGGCCTGGCGGAGCGCGTGTTGCCCTCGCCCCTCCAGGACTTCCGGCTGGTGGTGCTGCCCACCGGCGAGGACCCGGTGGCGCGCGCGTCCACGCGCAACCGCGTGCTGTACGGCGTGCTGCTGGGCCTGTTCTACCTGACGCTCACCTTCGGCGTCGTCTACACCGGCCGCGCGCTCTACCGCGAAGCGCAGCTGTCGCGGATGAAGACGGACTTCGTGTCGCTGGTGAGCCACGAGCTGCGCACGCCGCTCACGTCCATCCGCATGTTCATCGAAACCCTGGCCCTGGGGCGGCTGAAGGACCCGGCGCAGATGCAGGAGGTGCTCACCCTGCTGATGCGCGAGACGGAACGCCTGTCCATCTTCGTCGAGCGCGTGCTGGACTGGGCGCGCATCGAAGGCGGGCGCAAGGTGTACCAGCGCGAAATCGTGCCGGTGCCGGAGCTCGTGAACGCGGCGGTGGAGGCCTTCCGCACCCAGCGCATGGAGGACGGCGTAGACCTGACGGTGGATGTGTCGGACGGCTTGCCCGCGCTGGACGTGGACCGGGCCGCGGTGGCCGGCGCGTTGCTCAACCTGCTGCAGAATGCCTACAAGTACAGCGGGCCGGAAAACCGCCGCATCACCCTCCAGGTCCGAGGCAACGACAAGTGGGTGGACCTGTCGGTGGAGGACAACGGCTTGGGCATTGCTCCCAAGGAGCGCAAGCGCATCTTCGAGCGCTTCTATCGCGTGGACAACCTGCTGACGCGCAGGACGGAAGGCAGCGGGCTGGGGCTGGCCATTACCCGGCGCATCATCGAAACCCACGGAGGCCGCATCTCCGTGCAGAGCGAGCCAGGCAAGGGAAGCCGGTTCACCATCCACCTGCCGGCGGGGAAGGCATGA
- a CDS encoding class I SAM-dependent methyltransferase has product MGGHDARGRMPLSLVGQEPDLLFYTRQAAEHGGPVLVLGAANGRVVWALAGHGHDAVGVDPSEVMIRSAEEQRSSEPEDVSRRARFQVADLRSLRLSERFPLVLAPQHALGLMPGKDDLEALLATVRHHLTPDGSFVYDVLNTPREPVLPRDDEAPSAGLEPRRPLFTLHLRERRAPGGPSPIRRLKLRHFTPEELDAALTAAGLVPRERYGRFDGKPFDLEDSRHIGIAGP; this is encoded by the coding sequence ATGGGTGGTCATGACGCGCGGGGCCGGATGCCACTTTCTCTTGTCGGTCAGGAGCCGGACCTCCTGTTCTACACACGTCAGGCGGCCGAGCATGGCGGGCCCGTGCTGGTGTTGGGAGCCGCCAATGGCCGGGTGGTGTGGGCGCTGGCGGGACATGGCCATGACGCCGTGGGCGTGGACCCTTCGGAGGTGATGATTCGCTCCGCCGAGGAACAGCGGAGCTCGGAACCCGAGGACGTCTCACGCAGGGCGCGCTTCCAGGTGGCGGACCTCCGCTCGCTGCGCCTGTCCGAGCGCTTCCCACTGGTGCTCGCGCCCCAGCACGCGTTGGGGCTGATGCCGGGAAAGGATGACTTGGAGGCGTTGCTGGCCACGGTGCGCCACCACCTCACGCCGGACGGCTCCTTCGTCTACGACGTGCTCAACACGCCTCGCGAGCCGGTGCTCCCCCGGGACGACGAGGCGCCCAGCGCCGGCCTGGAGCCCCGCCGCCCGCTCTTCACCCTCCACCTGCGCGAGCGGCGTGCGCCCGGTGGGCCCAGCCCCATCCGCCGCCTCAAGCTGCGGCACTTCACGCCGGAGGAGCTGGACGCGGCGCTCACCGCGGCGGGGTTGGTGCCGCGCGAGCGCTACGGCCGCTTCGACGGCAAGCCCTTCGACCTGGAGGACTCGCGCCACATCGGCATCGCCGGACCGTGA
- a CDS encoding sigma 54-interacting transcriptional regulator — protein sequence MPALPPAPIPSHTVIGARTQGERLSAQLFHLVLLDTERAGTVFPLANEALRVGKAPDNDVVIDHPTVSRNHLVVRRQGDRFLVQDLGSTNGTFLDGAQVREAFLRPGALLEVGDVRLRFSPQVSPVQVEPILEDRLGDLVGRSLPMRQIFALLQRIAPTDSTVLLVGETGSGKGAAAKATHKLSPRAGGPLVVFDCASVSDSLIESELFGHEKGAFTGAVSQRIGCLERANGGTLFLDEIDDLALDLQPKLLRAIEDREFRRLGASSPISFDARIIVASKKDLWAETQAGRFREDLYFRLSVFTVSLPSLRDRKEDIPLLVDAFAGEGLWPRLPEKIREQFTGHTWPGNVRELRNALERARHMVDIPELAGDTLLREFTREVPAAAGDSLPVEFTGPFKVCKDELIRAFEREYLTRLLGRAKGNIARAAREAELDRKHLYSLLHKYGLVQSETD from the coding sequence ATGCCCGCCCTGCCCCCCGCACCCATCCCCTCTCACACCGTCATTGGCGCACGGACTCAAGGGGAACGGCTCTCCGCCCAGCTCTTCCACCTCGTCCTGCTGGACACCGAGCGCGCCGGCACCGTCTTCCCCCTGGCCAATGAAGCCCTCCGCGTGGGCAAGGCCCCGGACAATGACGTCGTCATCGACCACCCCACCGTGAGCCGCAACCACCTGGTGGTGCGCCGCCAGGGGGACCGCTTCCTCGTGCAGGACCTGGGCTCCACCAACGGCACCTTCCTCGACGGTGCCCAGGTGCGTGAGGCCTTCCTCCGCCCTGGCGCCCTGCTGGAAGTCGGCGACGTGCGCCTGCGCTTCAGTCCCCAGGTCTCCCCGGTCCAGGTCGAGCCCATCCTGGAGGACCGGCTGGGCGACCTGGTGGGCCGCAGCCTGCCCATGCGGCAGATTTTCGCGCTGCTCCAGCGCATCGCGCCCACCGACTCCACCGTGCTGCTGGTCGGTGAGACGGGCTCGGGCAAGGGCGCCGCCGCCAAGGCCACCCACAAGCTCAGTCCCCGCGCGGGCGGGCCGCTCGTCGTCTTCGACTGCGCCAGCGTGTCCGACTCCCTCATCGAGAGCGAGCTCTTCGGCCATGAGAAGGGCGCCTTCACCGGCGCGGTGAGCCAGCGCATCGGCTGCCTGGAGCGCGCCAACGGCGGCACCCTCTTCCTGGACGAAATCGACGACCTCGCCCTGGACCTGCAGCCCAAGCTGCTGCGCGCCATCGAGGACCGGGAGTTCCGCCGGCTCGGCGCCTCCTCCCCCATCTCCTTCGACGCGCGCATCATCGTCGCCAGCAAGAAGGACTTGTGGGCGGAGACGCAGGCGGGCCGCTTCCGCGAGGACCTCTACTTCCGCCTCTCCGTCTTCACCGTCAGCCTGCCCTCCCTCAGAGACCGCAAGGAGGACATCCCCCTGCTGGTGGATGCCTTCGCGGGCGAAGGCCTGTGGCCCCGGCTGCCGGAGAAGATTCGCGAGCAGTTCACCGGGCACACCTGGCCGGGCAACGTGCGCGAGCTGCGCAATGCCCTGGAGCGCGCCCGGCACATGGTGGACATTCCCGAGCTGGCCGGGGACACCCTGCTGCGCGAGTTCACCCGCGAGGTCCCCGCCGCCGCCGGGGACTCTCTGCCGGTGGAGTTCACCGGCCCCTTCAAGGTCTGCAAGGACGAGCTCATCCGCGCCTTCGAGCGCGAGTACCTCACCCGGCTGTTGGGCCGCGCTAAAGGCAACATCGCCCGCGCCGCCCGCGAGGCCGAGCTGGACCGGAAGCACCTGTACTCGCTGCTCCACAAGTACGGACTCGTTCAGAGCGAGACGGACTGA